A single region of the Bacillus cereus genome encodes:
- a CDS encoding tetratricopeptide repeat protein, producing the protein METKISTTSKGYELLEEWYHEMLAQHIEKASVLKIEADNIFNKVKENADSFIYYSLLRFRYQMLKGNFEKGLEELEYIKDMPDGLLKYYYHFFKFIYETEVGNYNSAEKHLESASDLLDMMSDEKEKAEYNYRVALYKYYISQPTLAINYATKALDYFSSHEGYETKKGACENTLGMACITLEQFELAEEYLISALNMFQKLDEQSLVLKVRSNLGVLYAEQNLSDSAIRHLEEVYKACQHTKLHYQRRVIFLLAREHIKIKQHNDAAFYIKEGLKDCNQEYSYHLNIMECINNNESIAKLEEIVNESLSYFKEQELWKDIQIYTELLASKWYNVGAKDKACEYYHLSHEARTLLKEKGRLK; encoded by the coding sequence ATGGAGACAAAAATTTCTACTACTAGCAAGGGGTATGAGCTATTAGAAGAATGGTATCATGAAATGCTTGCTCAGCATATAGAGAAGGCAAGTGTTTTAAAAATTGAAGCAGATAATATATTTAATAAGGTTAAAGAAAATGCAGATTCTTTTATTTATTACTCCCTGTTACGATTTAGGTACCAAATGTTAAAGGGGAATTTTGAAAAAGGGCTAGAAGAGCTAGAATACATAAAAGATATGCCAGATGGTTTACTAAAATATTACTATCACTTCTTTAAATTTATTTATGAAACAGAAGTTGGAAACTACAATAGTGCAGAGAAACATCTTGAATCTGCTAGTGATTTATTAGATATGATGTCCGATGAAAAAGAAAAAGCAGAGTACAATTATCGTGTTGCGCTATATAAATACTATATTTCACAACCCACTTTAGCGATTAATTATGCTACAAAGGCTCTTGATTATTTTTCAAGTCATGAAGGCTATGAGACTAAAAAGGGAGCGTGTGAAAATACATTAGGTATGGCTTGTATTACTTTAGAACAATTTGAATTAGCAGAGGAATATCTAATTTCTGCTCTAAATATGTTTCAAAAACTTGACGAACAATCGCTAGTTTTAAAAGTTCGTAGTAATTTAGGAGTACTGTATGCCGAACAAAACTTATCAGATTCAGCTATACGTCATTTAGAAGAAGTATATAAAGCGTGTCAACATACAAAATTGCATTATCAAAGAAGGGTAATATTCCTATTAGCTCGGGAACATATTAAAATAAAACAGCATAATGATGCAGCTTTTTATATTAAAGAGGGCTTGAAGGATTGTAATCAAGAATATAGTTATCATCTAAATATTATGGAGTGTATAAATAACAATGAATCTATAGCGAAGTTAGAAGAAATTGTAAATGAATCACTTTCGTATTTTAAAGAACAAGAATTGTGGAAAGACATTCAAATTTATACCGAACTATTAGCAAGTAAATGGTATAATGTGGGTGCAAAGGATAAGGCGTGTGAGTATTATCACTTAAGCCATGAAGCGAGAACTTTATTAAAAGAAAAGGGGCGTTTAAAATGA
- a CDS encoding Phr family secreted Rap phosphatase inhibitor: MKKIKITLMSLIGIAVLSFGLNSPSIEKSAATTLKQENIISYSEHGTGI, from the coding sequence ATGAAAAAGATTAAAATTACATTAATGAGTTTAATCGGTATTGCAGTATTATCGTTTGGATTAAATAGTCCTAGTATTGAAAAAAGTGCAGCAACTACACTGAAACAAGAAAATATTATTTCATATTCAGAACATGGTACAGGAATCTAA
- a CDS encoding HD domain-containing protein, producing the protein MIKQEKIKKTITFVKHILEKDASGHDWYHIERVHKLAISLSEQEGGNRFIIEMAALLHDVADEKLNDSEEAGMKKVSDWLEELHVEEEESKHVLHIIANLSYKGGHGGIVESLEGKIVQDADRLDALGAIGIARTFAYGGAKGRLMYDPNVPPREVMTKDEYRKNNDPSLNHFYEKLLKLKDLMNTNAAKQEAEVRHRYMEEFIEQFMKEWNAQI; encoded by the coding sequence ATGATAAAACAAGAAAAAATAAAAAAGACAATAACTTTCGTAAAGCATATTTTAGAAAAAGATGCGAGTGGGCATGATTGGTATCATATTGAACGCGTACATAAATTGGCGATTTCTTTATCCGAGCAAGAAGGAGGAAATCGTTTTATAATTGAAATGGCAGCATTACTTCACGATGTGGCAGATGAGAAGTTAAATGATAGTGAAGAAGCAGGAATGAAAAAAGTTTCTGATTGGTTAGAAGAGTTACATGTTGAAGAAGAGGAAAGTAAGCATGTTCTTCATATCATCGCCAATCTGTCTTATAAGGGTGGTCACGGCGGCATAGTAGAGTCACTTGAAGGGAAAATTGTTCAAGATGCGGATCGCTTAGATGCTCTTGGTGCAATTGGAATAGCTCGTACATTTGCATACGGAGGAGCGAAAGGGAGATTAATGTATGATCCAAATGTTCCGCCTCGTGAAGTGATGACCAAAGATGAATACCGAAAAAATAACGATCCATCTTTAAATCATTTTTATGAAAAACTTTTAAAATTAAAAGACTTAATGAATACGAACGCGGCAAAACAAGAGGCTGAAGTTCGTCATCGTTATATGGAAGAGTTTATTGAACAATTTATGAAAGAGTGGAATGCACAAATATGA
- a CDS encoding ABC-F family ATP-binding cassette domain-containing protein — translation MKMLTVENLSKSYGEKPLFDGLSCSITEGQRVGIIGVNGTGKSTLLKIIAGLETPDTGDMTHSRGYTISYLSQQPEFDEKLTVLEQVFHGDTPLIRLLRDYEKALLNIEKDPSNEKVQEQLFAVQQRMDAMSAWEANANAKSLLTKLGITDFTATVGNLSGGQKKRIAMAQCFIETPDLLILDEPTNHLDHETVEWLEEYLARYTGAVLLVTHDRYFLDRVTNRIFELDNGKLYSYEGNYSTFLEAKALREEQESAQESKRQNLYRRELAWIRRGAKARSTKQKARIQRFDELKGQEGPAAKQSVDIALSGSRLGKKVLELKDVTKKFGDKTVLHNFNHIVKPGDRIGIIGANGSGKSSLLNMLAGKLSPDSGEVEVGQTVKVAYYTQENEEMNLNQRMIEYIKEIAEVIHTTDGKVIGASQMLERFLFPTHSHGTPLGKLSGGERRRLYLLRILMGEPNVLLLDEPTNDLDTQTLTVLEDYLEDFPGVVLTVSHDRYFLDKVVDELFIFTGGGEVCEFLGSYTDYLEMEKTKELIEKAEVQKEKKVVEEAPKQQRKRKLSYNEQREWETIEDTIAELEEKIESIGEELSKVGSDFTKAQELSEAQQKTEEELEKTMERWSELSDIVEGLK, via the coding sequence ATGAAAATGTTAACTGTGGAGAACTTATCGAAATCATACGGAGAAAAACCGTTATTTGATGGATTATCATGTAGTATTACAGAAGGACAACGTGTCGGAATTATTGGTGTAAACGGTACTGGTAAATCGACATTATTAAAAATTATTGCAGGGTTAGAAACTCCTGATACAGGTGATATGACGCATTCACGTGGGTATACAATTAGTTATTTATCACAGCAACCAGAGTTTGATGAAAAACTAACAGTATTAGAGCAAGTGTTCCATGGTGATACACCTTTAATTCGTCTTCTTCGTGATTATGAAAAAGCACTATTAAATATCGAAAAAGATCCAAGTAATGAAAAAGTACAGGAACAATTATTTGCAGTGCAGCAACGTATGGATGCAATGAGTGCATGGGAAGCAAATGCAAATGCGAAATCTCTTTTAACAAAATTAGGAATTACAGATTTCACTGCAACTGTTGGAAATTTATCTGGTGGACAGAAAAAACGTATCGCAATGGCACAATGTTTTATTGAAACACCTGATCTATTAATTTTAGACGAGCCTACGAACCATCTTGACCATGAGACAGTTGAATGGTTAGAAGAATATTTAGCAAGATATACAGGTGCGGTATTACTTGTAACCCATGATCGTTATTTCTTAGATCGTGTGACAAACCGTATTTTTGAATTAGATAACGGTAAACTATATAGCTACGAAGGAAACTATAGTACATTTTTAGAAGCGAAAGCACTTCGTGAAGAGCAAGAATCGGCACAAGAATCAAAACGCCAAAATTTATATCGTCGTGAATTAGCATGGATTCGTCGTGGCGCAAAAGCCCGTTCTACGAAACAAAAGGCACGTATTCAGCGTTTTGATGAGCTAAAGGGACAAGAAGGACCAGCTGCAAAACAGTCAGTTGATATTGCACTAAGTGGAAGTCGTCTAGGAAAGAAAGTACTTGAGTTAAAAGATGTAACGAAAAAATTTGGTGATAAGACGGTATTACATAATTTTAATCATATTGTGAAACCAGGCGATCGTATCGGAATTATTGGGGCGAATGGAAGCGGGAAATCTTCTCTATTAAATATGCTTGCAGGCAAGTTATCTCCTGATAGTGGTGAAGTTGAAGTAGGACAAACTGTAAAAGTTGCTTATTATACGCAAGAAAATGAAGAGATGAATTTAAACCAGCGTATGATTGAATACATTAAAGAGATTGCAGAAGTTATTCATACAACAGATGGAAAAGTAATTGGTGCATCTCAAATGTTAGAACGTTTCTTATTCCCGACGCATTCACATGGTACACCGCTTGGTAAACTATCTGGTGGTGAAAGAAGACGTTTATATTTATTACGTATTTTAATGGGAGAACCAAACGTACTATTACTTGATGAACCTACGAATGATCTAGATACACAAACATTAACAGTACTAGAAGATTATTTAGAAGATTTCCCAGGTGTCGTTTTAACTGTATCGCATGACCGTTACTTCTTAGATAAAGTAGTAGATGAACTGTTCATCTTTACTGGCGGAGGCGAAGTGTGTGAGTTCCTAGGTAGTTATACAGATTATTTAGAAATGGAAAAAACGAAAGAACTTATTGAAAAAGCGGAAGTTCAAAAAGAGAAAAAAGTAGTAGAAGAAGCTCCAAAACAACAACGTAAACGTAAACTTTCATACAATGAGCAGCGTGAATGGGAAACAATTGAAGATACAATTGCCGAACTAGAAGAGAAAATTGAGTCAATTGGAGAAGAACTTTCGAAAGTTGGATCTGACTTCACAAAGGCACAAGAATTATCTGAAGCACAGCAGAAAACAGAAGAAGAGCTAGAAAAAACGATGGAAAGATGGAGTGAGCTATCAGACATCGTTGAAGGATTAAAATAA
- a CDS encoding Bax inhibitor-1/YccA family protein yields the protein MRTSNPMLKKEAFRKEGASASAMTIGGTVGKTFIMLILLLATSVYSYIQMMQGTMKMPVLIGALVIAAIIAFASIFFPRMAPIGAPIYAAVEGVVLGSISAVYTMKFGDSIVLNAVLLTISILFAMLVLYATRVVKVTDKFRTGVIAATMGIMVMYLIVFLLNMFGVTVPYIHQGGTIGIIISAVVIVVAALNLLLDFDLIESGARSQAPKYMEWYSAMGLMMTLVWLYLEILRFVSYFTKND from the coding sequence ATGAGAACATCTAATCCAATGTTGAAAAAAGAGGCATTTCGTAAAGAGGGAGCAAGCGCTTCTGCGATGACTATTGGCGGAACAGTAGGCAAAACGTTTATAATGCTTATCTTGCTACTTGCAACGTCTGTCTATTCATACATACAGATGATGCAGGGTACGATGAAAATGCCAGTGTTAATAGGTGCATTAGTAATTGCGGCAATCATCGCATTTGCATCTATCTTCTTCCCGCGAATGGCACCAATTGGGGCGCCAATTTATGCGGCGGTAGAAGGAGTTGTATTAGGAAGTATTTCAGCAGTTTATACAATGAAATTTGGCGATTCTATCGTTTTAAATGCTGTATTACTTACAATTTCAATCCTATTTGCAATGTTAGTTTTATATGCAACACGCGTTGTAAAGGTAACTGATAAATTCCGTACGGGTGTAATTGCAGCGACAATGGGAATTATGGTTATGTATTTAATCGTATTCTTATTAAATATGTTCGGTGTAACTGTTCCATATATTCACCAGGGCGGTACAATCGGTATTATCATTAGTGCGGTTGTTATTGTAGTTGCTGCATTAAATTTATTACTAGATTTCGATTTAATCGAAAGCGGTGCACGTAGCCAAGCTCCAAAATATATGGAATGGTACAGTGCAATGGGTCTAATGATGACTCTAGTATGGCTATACTTAGAAATTCTTCGTTTCGTTTCTTACTTTACGAAAAATGACTAA
- a CDS encoding DUF4318 domain-containing protein — translation MMKDKKGIMKKLFSKSFFIELDEALTYPSSEVITSAIEGYAAECNERLTFESKAKPITFYLENVMYCAEIKMARGGYYISCSEV, via the coding sequence ATGATGAAAGATAAGAAAGGGATTATGAAAAAACTATTTTCTAAAAGTTTTTTCATAGAACTAGATGAAGCTTTAACGTATCCATCATCAGAAGTTATTACTTCAGCGATTGAAGGATACGCAGCTGAATGCAATGAAAGACTAACATTTGAGAGTAAAGCTAAACCGATTACTTTTTACTTAGAAAATGTAATGTACTGTGCTGAAATAAAGATGGCTCGCGGTGGATATTACATCTCTTGCAGTGAAGTATAA
- a CDS encoding integrase, translated as MKSLDESLHWMPKSVSLQRKIANDIKYDEVVMICIKNKVDELVIPHPITDFIRKVYRNRGVGYHTQLKAARVICKFLNFIYRSIGDDTKGYNELLNQGIRGLKLKHGGDFITQLTYEGVSFKHSSYCESVLTKFYIYLKENELIDEIFQVIYRKDGEKVGVPYSLFSKSVFDIERPNKKWINEKLRLKDFGPNRYRLAYEFIEEAESSDIALGVCFQILAGLRLGEVVNLTKSSIYETGFRGNDGMWLIIQDNQEELFGHLSSKYDVQVKRPREVFVLNDQRLWEIYHNHMERLKKLEKEWEYKNNKALFISNNGLPLSGAGYAKRFHRVKKRFLEKLRINRRYEDLEFLTSLPWSTHIGRGIFTNFLIDIGLSIEEIANLRGDKTLTATLEYIEKRTSYNRIKEHVNILTSVYGENKDNVDILKSSSNTRKIYDRYIHNWSGLK; from the coding sequence ATGAAAAGTTTAGATGAAAGCCTACATTGGATGCCTAAAAGTGTATCTTTGCAGAGGAAAATAGCAAATGACATAAAATATGATGAAGTTGTAATGATTTGTATAAAAAATAAGGTGGATGAATTAGTTATCCCACATCCCATTACAGACTTTATAAGAAAAGTATATAGGAATAGAGGAGTAGGGTATCATACTCAACTTAAAGCGGCAAGAGTAATATGTAAATTTCTTAATTTTATCTATAGAAGTATTGGAGATGATACTAAAGGCTATAATGAATTATTAAATCAAGGAATAAGGGGATTAAAACTTAAGCATGGTGGAGACTTTATTACACAGCTAACTTATGAAGGAGTTAGTTTCAAACATTCTAGTTATTGTGAGAGTGTACTTACAAAGTTTTATATATATTTAAAAGAAAATGAATTAATTGATGAAATTTTTCAAGTAATATATCGAAAAGATGGTGAAAAAGTAGGAGTACCATATTCATTATTTAGTAAATCTGTTTTTGATATTGAGCGCCCTAATAAAAAATGGATTAACGAAAAGTTAAGACTTAAGGATTTTGGACCTAATCGATATCGATTAGCTTATGAGTTTATTGAGGAAGCAGAGTCAAGCGATATAGCATTAGGTGTTTGTTTTCAAATTCTTGCAGGATTGAGATTGGGAGAAGTTGTAAACTTAACAAAAAGTTCTATTTATGAAACGGGTTTTAGAGGGAACGATGGAATGTGGTTAATAATTCAAGATAATCAAGAAGAATTGTTTGGACATTTATCTTCTAAGTATGATGTTCAAGTTAAACGTCCTAGAGAAGTTTTTGTTTTAAATGATCAGAGGCTTTGGGAGATTTATCATAATCATATGGAACGTTTAAAAAAACTTGAAAAAGAATGGGAATATAAAAATAATAAGGCTTTATTCATTTCAAACAATGGCTTACCTTTAAGTGGTGCTGGGTACGCTAAGAGATTTCATAGAGTGAAAAAAAGATTTTTAGAAAAGTTAAGAATAAACCGAAGGTATGAAGATTTAGAATTCTTAACAAGTTTACCTTGGTCTACACATATAGGCAGGGGGATTTTTACAAACTTCCTTATTGATATAGGTCTTAGTATTGAAGAAATTGCTAATTTAAGAGGAGATAAAACATTAACAGCAACTCTAGAATATATTGAAAAGAGAACCTCTTATAACAGAATAAAAGAACATGTAAATATCCTTACTAGTGTATATGGAGAAAATAAAGACAATGTAGATATTTTGAAAAGCTCATCTAATACAAGAAAAATTTACGATAGATATATACATAATTGGAGTGGATTGAAGTAA
- a CDS encoding integrase: MGEVARFKGNFEISELNDDVFDLDLSIELAIENLQRVEMNEFSKINFHNNLWQLYDEEKDSMLYFRFNRLEEELQDEHFDRVEKVIVVMKCWVASLLVQYHFSTVHANFNYTIDELIVTKCFEIHLLDDFIERTISKGERTKSILATALLNFFNYYDNFNGVSEYLNFISTIPASKPKTRTIPTVKDCLKFAWILNDFFTRTDHKDWKYIYFYPIRIWWHLTTIIPIRIGEFLLLKRECIRAEGDKYYLYLSRIKNKKHVGKERELERIEISFEFYNMIKEYVELTEQYGYSKTLLSYRAHKEISLTNRLDYSKTKRNPNIFTSHSFQRILNDFYDNIISSSPYNFTIRALGEDSEHEIRRSRQNGIVFDFERRLRPNDTRHIAFLSLMIQGFHPVEIARLGGHDTVYAQRHYQQHEFFLTDSGISKLIKMFSFTGEFLKGYNSNGNYMKNTLNIGKKFREEFIFSPAKTFKYEWDKLDVGNCTALVKDCHTQCFQCEYWRIEYDEFIEKREKIEKWMLESREEVMALYKTLFNLHLKLVNKTISKINPNLTKNLAIQSKKLTALIETLDKFKEKYEGWLEDE, encoded by the coding sequence ATGGGAGAAGTAGCTAGATTTAAAGGGAATTTTGAGATTTCAGAACTAAATGATGATGTGTTTGATTTGGATTTAAGTATAGAACTTGCTATTGAAAACTTACAAAGGGTAGAAATGAATGAGTTTTCTAAAATTAATTTTCACAATAATTTATGGCAACTATATGATGAAGAGAAAGATAGTATGCTATATTTTAGATTCAATAGATTGGAAGAGGAATTGCAAGATGAGCATTTTGATCGGGTAGAGAAAGTAATAGTAGTAATGAAATGTTGGGTAGCTAGTTTGTTAGTTCAATATCATTTTAGTACTGTACATGCAAATTTTAATTATACAATTGATGAACTAATAGTCACAAAATGTTTCGAAATACACTTGTTAGATGATTTTATTGAAAGGACTATTTCAAAAGGTGAGAGAACGAAGTCAATATTAGCCACAGCTTTACTAAACTTCTTTAATTATTATGATAATTTTAATGGAGTATCAGAATATTTGAATTTTATATCAACCATTCCAGCTTCAAAGCCAAAAACAAGGACTATTCCTACGGTAAAGGATTGCCTTAAATTCGCTTGGATTTTAAATGATTTCTTTACAAGGACTGATCATAAAGATTGGAAGTATATTTATTTTTATCCAATACGTATTTGGTGGCACTTAACTACAATTATTCCAATAAGAATTGGAGAATTTCTTCTTCTGAAAAGAGAATGTATAAGAGCAGAGGGAGATAAGTACTATCTTTATTTGTCGAGAATTAAAAATAAGAAACATGTAGGTAAGGAAAGAGAGCTTGAAAGGATAGAAATATCTTTTGAATTTTATAACATGATAAAAGAATATGTGGAATTGACTGAACAATATGGGTATTCTAAAACATTATTGTCTTATCGAGCTCATAAAGAAATATCATTGACCAACAGGTTAGATTATTCAAAAACGAAACGGAATCCTAATATTTTTACGAGTCATTCTTTTCAGAGGATTTTAAATGATTTTTATGATAATATCATTTCGTCTTCACCATATAATTTCACCATTAGAGCACTAGGAGAGGACTCAGAACATGAGATTAGAAGAAGTAGACAGAATGGTATAGTTTTTGATTTCGAGCGTCGTTTAAGGCCAAATGATACGAGACATATAGCCTTTTTATCATTAATGATACAAGGATTTCATCCAGTGGAAATTGCAAGATTAGGGGGACATGACACTGTATACGCCCAGCGACATTATCAACAGCATGAATTTTTTTTAACAGACTCAGGTATATCTAAGTTAATTAAAATGTTTAGTTTTACTGGGGAATTTTTAAAAGGATATAATTCCAATGGGAATTATATGAAAAACACTTTAAACATAGGGAAAAAGTTTAGAGAGGAATTTATTTTTTCACCAGCTAAAACTTTTAAATATGAGTGGGATAAACTGGATGTTGGAAATTGTACGGCTCTAGTTAAGGATTGTCATACGCAATGTTTTCAATGTGAATATTGGAGAATAGAATATGATGAGTTTATAGAAAAGAGAGAAAAGATTGAGAAGTGGATGTTAGAAAGTCGTGAGGAGGTAATGGCTTTATATAAAACTTTATTTAATTTACATTTAAAGTTAGTTAACAAAACAATAAGTAAGATTAATCCGAATTTAACGAAAAATTTAGCTATACAATCAAAGAAACTTACCGCATTAATTGAAACACTTGATAAGTTTAAAGAGAAATATGAAGGATGGTTGGAAGATGAGTAA